A window of the Tursiops truncatus isolate mTurTru1 chromosome 14, mTurTru1.mat.Y, whole genome shotgun sequence genome harbors these coding sequences:
- the LOXL3 gene encoding lysyl oxidase homolog 3 isoform X1, whose translation MRPVSVWQWSLWGLLLCLLCSSCLGSPSPSTAPEKRAGSQGLRFRLAGFPRKPFEGRVEIQRAGEWGTICDDDFTLQAAHVLCRELGFTEATGWTHSAKYGPGTGRIWLDNLSCSGTERSVTECASRGWGNSDCTHDEDAGVICKDERLPGFSDSNVIEVEHHLQVEEVRIRPAVGRGRRPLPVTEGLVEVRLPDGWSQVCDKGWSAHNSHVVCGMLGFPSEKRVNVAFYRKLRKRAAKASARRSKPLGRPIIKLKAKPKPRVGRGPIKRVLLLQKVPKDQPPSRLLAQRQQHSFGLHGVACVGTEAHLSLCSLEFYRANDTTRCPGGGPAVVSCVPSPLYAASSGQKKQQSKPQGEARVRLKGGAHPGEGRVEVLKAGTWGTVCDRKWDLQAASVVCRELGFGSAREALSGARMGQGMGAIHLSEVRCSGQEPSLWKCPHRNITAEDCSHSQDAGVRCNLPYTGVETKIRLSGGRSRHEGRVEVQTGGPGSLRWGLICGDDWGTLEAMVACRQLGLGYANHGLQETWYWDSGNITEVVMSGVHCTGTELSLDQCAHHGTHVACKRTGSHFTAGVICSETASDLLLHSALVQETAYIEDRPLHMLYCAAEENCLASSARSANWPYGHRRLLRFSSQIHNLGRADFRPKAGRHSWVWHECHGHYHSMDIFTHYDILTPNGTKVAEGHKASFCLEDTECQEDVSKRYECANFGEQGITVGCWDLYRHDIDCQWIDITDVKPGNYILQVVINPNFEVAESDFTNNAMKCNCKYDGHRIWVHNCHIGDAFSEEANRRFERYPGQTSNQII comes from the exons ATGCGACCTGTCAGTGTCTGGCAGTGGAGCCTGTGGGGGCTGCTGCTGTGCCTGCTGTGCAGCTCGTGCCTGGGATCTCCATCCCCATCCACGGCCCCTGAGAAGAGGGCTGGGAGCCAGGGGCTACGGTTCCGGCTGGCCGGCTTCCCCAGGAAGCCCTTCGAGGGCCGCGTGGAGATCCAGCGGGCTGGCGAATGGGGCACCATCTGCGATGACGACTTCACACTGCAGGCTGCCCATGTCCTATGCCGGGAGCTGGGCTTCACAGAGGCCACAGGCTGGACCCACAGTGCCAAATACGGCCCTGGAACAG GCCGCATCTGGCTGGACAACCTGAGCTGCAGTGGGACTGAGCGGAGTGTGACTGAATGTGCCTCCCGGGGCTGGGGGAACAGTGACTGTACCCACGATGAGGATGCCGGGGTCATCTGCAAGGACGAGCGCCTCCCCGGCTTCTCGGATTCCAATGTCATTGAG GTAGAGCATCACCTGCAAGTGGAGGAGGTACGAATTCGACCAGCCGTTGGGCGGGGCAGGCGGCCCCTGCCCGTGACTGAGGGACTGGTCGAAGTCAGGCTTCCGGACGGCTGGTCGCAAGTGTGTGATAAAGGATGGAGCGCCCATAACAGCCACGTGGTCTGCGGGATGCTGGGCTTCCCTAGCGAAAAGAGGGTCAACGTGGCCTTCTACAG AAAGTTGAGGAAGCGAGCGGCCAAAGCCTCGGCCCGACGCTCCAAGCCCCTTGGAAG aCCAATCATCAAGCTTAAAGCCAAACCCAAACCCCGAGTGGGCAGGGGGCCAATCAAGAG GGTTCTTCTGCTGCAGAAGGTCCCCAAGGACCAGCCCCCGTCCAG GCTGCTGGCCCAGCGGCAGCAACACTCCTTTGGTCTGCATGGGGTGGCGTGCGTGGGCACGGAGGCCcacctctctctctgctccttggAGTTCTATCGTGCCAATGACACCACCAGGTGCCCTGGGGGGGGCCCTGCGGTGGTGAGCTGTGTGCCAAGCCCTCTCTACGCAGCGTCCAGTGGCCAGAAGAAGCAACAGTCGAAGCCTCAGGGGGAG GCCCGAGTGCGATTAAAGGGTGGAGCCCACCCAGGAGAGGGCCGGGTAGAAGTCCTGAAGGCTGGCACGTGGGGCACAGTCTGTGACCGCAAGTGGGACCTGCAGGCAGCCAGTGTGGTGTGTCGGGAGCTGGGCTTCGGGAGTGCTCGAGAGGCTCTGAGCGGTGCCCGCATGGGGCAGG GCATGGGTGCCATCCATTTGAGTGAAGTTCGATGCTCTGGCCAGGAACCCTCCCTCTGGAAGTGCCCCCACAGGAACATCACAGCTGAGGACTGTTCCCATAGCCAAGATGCTGGAGTCCGATGCAACCTGCCCTACACTGGGGTAGAGACCAAG ATCCGACTCAGCGGGGGCCGCAGCCGACATGAAGGGCGAGTCGAGGTGCAAACAGGAGGACCTGGGTCCCTTCGCTGGGGCCTCATCTGTGGGGATGACTGGGGGACACTGGAGGCCATGGTTGCCTGCAGGCAACTCGGACTGGGCTATGCCAACCATGGCCTGCAG GAGACCTGGTACTGGGACTCAGGGAATATAACAGAGGTGGTGATGAGTGGAGTGCACTGCACAGGGACTGAGCTGTCCCTGGACCAATGTGCTCATCATGGCACCCACGTCGCCTGCAAGAGGACAGGAAGCCATTTCACTGCTGGAGTCATTTGTTCTGAGA CCGCGTCAGATCTGCTGCTGCACTCAGCACTGGTGCAGGAGACCGCGTACATCGAGGACAGGCCCCTGCACATGTTGTACTGTGCTGCTGAAGAGAACTGCCTCGCTAGCTCGGCCCGCTCAGCCAACTGGCCTTACGGCCACCGGCGTCTGCTCCGATTCTCCTCCCAGATCCACAACCTGGGACGCGCTGACTTCAGGCCCAAGGCTGGGCGCCACTCCTGGGTGTGGCATGAGTGTCATGG GCATTATCACAGTATGGACATCTTCACTCACTATGATATCCTGACCCCCAACGGCACCAAGGTGGCTGAGGGCCACAAAGCTAGTTTCTGTCTAGAAGACACCGAGTGTCAGGAGG ATGTCTCCAAGAGGTATGAGTGTGCCAACTTTGGAGAGCAGGGCATTACTGTGGGTTGCTGGGATCTCTACCGGCATGACATCGACTGTCAATGGATTGACATCACAGATGTGAAGCCAGGAAACTACATTCTGCAG GTGGTCATCAACCCCAATTTTGAAGTAGCAGAAAGTGACTTCACCAACAATGCAATGAAATGTAACTGCAAATATGATGGACATCGCATCTGGGTGCACAACTGCCACATTG GCGATGCCTTCAGTGAAGAGGCCAACAGGAGGTTTGAACGCTACCCTGGCCAGACCAGCAACCAGATCATCTAA
- the LOXL3 gene encoding lysyl oxidase homolog 3 isoform X3, whose protein sequence is MRPVSVWQWSLWGLLLCLLCSSCLGSPSPSTAPEKRAGSQGLRFRLAGFPRKPFEGRVEIQRAGEWGTICDDDFTLQAAHVLCRELGFTEATGWTHSAKYGPGTGRIWLDNLSCSGTERSVTECASRGWGNSDCTHDEDAGVICKDERLPGFSDSNVIEVEHHLQVEEVRIRPAVGRGRRPLPVTEGLVEVRLPDGWSQVCDKGWSAHNSHVVCGMLGFPSEKRVNVAFYRPIIKLKAKPKPRVGRGPIKRVLLLQKVPKDQPPSRLLAQRQQHSFGLHGVACVGTEAHLSLCSLEFYRANDTTRCPGGGPAVVSCVPSPLYAASSGQKKQQSKPQGEARVRLKGGAHPGEGRVEVLKAGTWGTVCDRKWDLQAASVVCRELGFGSAREALSGARMGQGMGAIHLSEVRCSGQEPSLWKCPHRNITAEDCSHSQDAGVRCNLPYTGVETKIRLSGGRSRHEGRVEVQTGGPGSLRWGLICGDDWGTLEAMVACRQLGLGYANHGLQETWYWDSGNITEVVMSGVHCTGTELSLDQCAHHGTHVACKRTGSHFTAGVICSETASDLLLHSALVQETAYIEDRPLHMLYCAAEENCLASSARSANWPYGHRRLLRFSSQIHNLGRADFRPKAGRHSWVWHECHGHYHSMDIFTHYDILTPNGTKVAEGHKASFCLEDTECQEDVSKRYECANFGEQGITVGCWDLYRHDIDCQWIDITDVKPGNYILQVVINPNFEVAESDFTNNAMKCNCKYDGHRIWVHNCHIGDAFSEEANRRFERYPGQTSNQII, encoded by the exons ATGCGACCTGTCAGTGTCTGGCAGTGGAGCCTGTGGGGGCTGCTGCTGTGCCTGCTGTGCAGCTCGTGCCTGGGATCTCCATCCCCATCCACGGCCCCTGAGAAGAGGGCTGGGAGCCAGGGGCTACGGTTCCGGCTGGCCGGCTTCCCCAGGAAGCCCTTCGAGGGCCGCGTGGAGATCCAGCGGGCTGGCGAATGGGGCACCATCTGCGATGACGACTTCACACTGCAGGCTGCCCATGTCCTATGCCGGGAGCTGGGCTTCACAGAGGCCACAGGCTGGACCCACAGTGCCAAATACGGCCCTGGAACAG GCCGCATCTGGCTGGACAACCTGAGCTGCAGTGGGACTGAGCGGAGTGTGACTGAATGTGCCTCCCGGGGCTGGGGGAACAGTGACTGTACCCACGATGAGGATGCCGGGGTCATCTGCAAGGACGAGCGCCTCCCCGGCTTCTCGGATTCCAATGTCATTGAG GTAGAGCATCACCTGCAAGTGGAGGAGGTACGAATTCGACCAGCCGTTGGGCGGGGCAGGCGGCCCCTGCCCGTGACTGAGGGACTGGTCGAAGTCAGGCTTCCGGACGGCTGGTCGCAAGTGTGTGATAAAGGATGGAGCGCCCATAACAGCCACGTGGTCTGCGGGATGCTGGGCTTCCCTAGCGAAAAGAGGGTCAACGTGGCCTTCTACAG aCCAATCATCAAGCTTAAAGCCAAACCCAAACCCCGAGTGGGCAGGGGGCCAATCAAGAG GGTTCTTCTGCTGCAGAAGGTCCCCAAGGACCAGCCCCCGTCCAG GCTGCTGGCCCAGCGGCAGCAACACTCCTTTGGTCTGCATGGGGTGGCGTGCGTGGGCACGGAGGCCcacctctctctctgctccttggAGTTCTATCGTGCCAATGACACCACCAGGTGCCCTGGGGGGGGCCCTGCGGTGGTGAGCTGTGTGCCAAGCCCTCTCTACGCAGCGTCCAGTGGCCAGAAGAAGCAACAGTCGAAGCCTCAGGGGGAG GCCCGAGTGCGATTAAAGGGTGGAGCCCACCCAGGAGAGGGCCGGGTAGAAGTCCTGAAGGCTGGCACGTGGGGCACAGTCTGTGACCGCAAGTGGGACCTGCAGGCAGCCAGTGTGGTGTGTCGGGAGCTGGGCTTCGGGAGTGCTCGAGAGGCTCTGAGCGGTGCCCGCATGGGGCAGG GCATGGGTGCCATCCATTTGAGTGAAGTTCGATGCTCTGGCCAGGAACCCTCCCTCTGGAAGTGCCCCCACAGGAACATCACAGCTGAGGACTGTTCCCATAGCCAAGATGCTGGAGTCCGATGCAACCTGCCCTACACTGGGGTAGAGACCAAG ATCCGACTCAGCGGGGGCCGCAGCCGACATGAAGGGCGAGTCGAGGTGCAAACAGGAGGACCTGGGTCCCTTCGCTGGGGCCTCATCTGTGGGGATGACTGGGGGACACTGGAGGCCATGGTTGCCTGCAGGCAACTCGGACTGGGCTATGCCAACCATGGCCTGCAG GAGACCTGGTACTGGGACTCAGGGAATATAACAGAGGTGGTGATGAGTGGAGTGCACTGCACAGGGACTGAGCTGTCCCTGGACCAATGTGCTCATCATGGCACCCACGTCGCCTGCAAGAGGACAGGAAGCCATTTCACTGCTGGAGTCATTTGTTCTGAGA CCGCGTCAGATCTGCTGCTGCACTCAGCACTGGTGCAGGAGACCGCGTACATCGAGGACAGGCCCCTGCACATGTTGTACTGTGCTGCTGAAGAGAACTGCCTCGCTAGCTCGGCCCGCTCAGCCAACTGGCCTTACGGCCACCGGCGTCTGCTCCGATTCTCCTCCCAGATCCACAACCTGGGACGCGCTGACTTCAGGCCCAAGGCTGGGCGCCACTCCTGGGTGTGGCATGAGTGTCATGG GCATTATCACAGTATGGACATCTTCACTCACTATGATATCCTGACCCCCAACGGCACCAAGGTGGCTGAGGGCCACAAAGCTAGTTTCTGTCTAGAAGACACCGAGTGTCAGGAGG ATGTCTCCAAGAGGTATGAGTGTGCCAACTTTGGAGAGCAGGGCATTACTGTGGGTTGCTGGGATCTCTACCGGCATGACATCGACTGTCAATGGATTGACATCACAGATGTGAAGCCAGGAAACTACATTCTGCAG GTGGTCATCAACCCCAATTTTGAAGTAGCAGAAAGTGACTTCACCAACAATGCAATGAAATGTAACTGCAAATATGATGGACATCGCATCTGGGTGCACAACTGCCACATTG GCGATGCCTTCAGTGAAGAGGCCAACAGGAGGTTTGAACGCTACCCTGGCCAGACCAGCAACCAGATCATCTAA
- the LOXL3 gene encoding lysyl oxidase homolog 3 isoform X4 — translation MRPVSVWQWSLWGLLLCLLCSSCLGSPSPSTAPEKRAGSQGLRFRLAGFPRKPFEGRVEIQRAGEWGTICDDDFTLQAAHVLCRELGFTEATGWTHSAKYGPGTGRIWLDNLSCSGTERSVTECASRGWGNSDCTHDEDAGVICKDERLPGFSDSNVIEVEHHLQVEEVRIRPAVGRGRRPLPVTEGLVEVRLPDGWSQVCDKGWSAHNSHVVCGMLGFPSEKRVNVAFYRKLRKRAAKASARRSKPLGRVLLLQKVPKDQPPSRLLAQRQQHSFGLHGVACVGTEAHLSLCSLEFYRANDTTRCPGGGPAVVSCVPSPLYAASSGQKKQQSKPQGEARVRLKGGAHPGEGRVEVLKAGTWGTVCDRKWDLQAASVVCRELGFGSAREALSGARMGQGMGAIHLSEVRCSGQEPSLWKCPHRNITAEDCSHSQDAGVRCNLPYTGVETKIRLSGGRSRHEGRVEVQTGGPGSLRWGLICGDDWGTLEAMVACRQLGLGYANHGLQETWYWDSGNITEVVMSGVHCTGTELSLDQCAHHGTHVACKRTGSHFTAGVICSETASDLLLHSALVQETAYIEDRPLHMLYCAAEENCLASSARSANWPYGHRRLLRFSSQIHNLGRADFRPKAGRHSWVWHECHGHYHSMDIFTHYDILTPNGTKVAEGHKASFCLEDTECQEDVSKRYECANFGEQGITVGCWDLYRHDIDCQWIDITDVKPGNYILQVVINPNFEVAESDFTNNAMKCNCKYDGHRIWVHNCHIGDAFSEEANRRFERYPGQTSNQII, via the exons ATGCGACCTGTCAGTGTCTGGCAGTGGAGCCTGTGGGGGCTGCTGCTGTGCCTGCTGTGCAGCTCGTGCCTGGGATCTCCATCCCCATCCACGGCCCCTGAGAAGAGGGCTGGGAGCCAGGGGCTACGGTTCCGGCTGGCCGGCTTCCCCAGGAAGCCCTTCGAGGGCCGCGTGGAGATCCAGCGGGCTGGCGAATGGGGCACCATCTGCGATGACGACTTCACACTGCAGGCTGCCCATGTCCTATGCCGGGAGCTGGGCTTCACAGAGGCCACAGGCTGGACCCACAGTGCCAAATACGGCCCTGGAACAG GCCGCATCTGGCTGGACAACCTGAGCTGCAGTGGGACTGAGCGGAGTGTGACTGAATGTGCCTCCCGGGGCTGGGGGAACAGTGACTGTACCCACGATGAGGATGCCGGGGTCATCTGCAAGGACGAGCGCCTCCCCGGCTTCTCGGATTCCAATGTCATTGAG GTAGAGCATCACCTGCAAGTGGAGGAGGTACGAATTCGACCAGCCGTTGGGCGGGGCAGGCGGCCCCTGCCCGTGACTGAGGGACTGGTCGAAGTCAGGCTTCCGGACGGCTGGTCGCAAGTGTGTGATAAAGGATGGAGCGCCCATAACAGCCACGTGGTCTGCGGGATGCTGGGCTTCCCTAGCGAAAAGAGGGTCAACGTGGCCTTCTACAG AAAGTTGAGGAAGCGAGCGGCCAAAGCCTCGGCCCGACGCTCCAAGCCCCTTGGAAG GGTTCTTCTGCTGCAGAAGGTCCCCAAGGACCAGCCCCCGTCCAG GCTGCTGGCCCAGCGGCAGCAACACTCCTTTGGTCTGCATGGGGTGGCGTGCGTGGGCACGGAGGCCcacctctctctctgctccttggAGTTCTATCGTGCCAATGACACCACCAGGTGCCCTGGGGGGGGCCCTGCGGTGGTGAGCTGTGTGCCAAGCCCTCTCTACGCAGCGTCCAGTGGCCAGAAGAAGCAACAGTCGAAGCCTCAGGGGGAG GCCCGAGTGCGATTAAAGGGTGGAGCCCACCCAGGAGAGGGCCGGGTAGAAGTCCTGAAGGCTGGCACGTGGGGCACAGTCTGTGACCGCAAGTGGGACCTGCAGGCAGCCAGTGTGGTGTGTCGGGAGCTGGGCTTCGGGAGTGCTCGAGAGGCTCTGAGCGGTGCCCGCATGGGGCAGG GCATGGGTGCCATCCATTTGAGTGAAGTTCGATGCTCTGGCCAGGAACCCTCCCTCTGGAAGTGCCCCCACAGGAACATCACAGCTGAGGACTGTTCCCATAGCCAAGATGCTGGAGTCCGATGCAACCTGCCCTACACTGGGGTAGAGACCAAG ATCCGACTCAGCGGGGGCCGCAGCCGACATGAAGGGCGAGTCGAGGTGCAAACAGGAGGACCTGGGTCCCTTCGCTGGGGCCTCATCTGTGGGGATGACTGGGGGACACTGGAGGCCATGGTTGCCTGCAGGCAACTCGGACTGGGCTATGCCAACCATGGCCTGCAG GAGACCTGGTACTGGGACTCAGGGAATATAACAGAGGTGGTGATGAGTGGAGTGCACTGCACAGGGACTGAGCTGTCCCTGGACCAATGTGCTCATCATGGCACCCACGTCGCCTGCAAGAGGACAGGAAGCCATTTCACTGCTGGAGTCATTTGTTCTGAGA CCGCGTCAGATCTGCTGCTGCACTCAGCACTGGTGCAGGAGACCGCGTACATCGAGGACAGGCCCCTGCACATGTTGTACTGTGCTGCTGAAGAGAACTGCCTCGCTAGCTCGGCCCGCTCAGCCAACTGGCCTTACGGCCACCGGCGTCTGCTCCGATTCTCCTCCCAGATCCACAACCTGGGACGCGCTGACTTCAGGCCCAAGGCTGGGCGCCACTCCTGGGTGTGGCATGAGTGTCATGG GCATTATCACAGTATGGACATCTTCACTCACTATGATATCCTGACCCCCAACGGCACCAAGGTGGCTGAGGGCCACAAAGCTAGTTTCTGTCTAGAAGACACCGAGTGTCAGGAGG ATGTCTCCAAGAGGTATGAGTGTGCCAACTTTGGAGAGCAGGGCATTACTGTGGGTTGCTGGGATCTCTACCGGCATGACATCGACTGTCAATGGATTGACATCACAGATGTGAAGCCAGGAAACTACATTCTGCAG GTGGTCATCAACCCCAATTTTGAAGTAGCAGAAAGTGACTTCACCAACAATGCAATGAAATGTAACTGCAAATATGATGGACATCGCATCTGGGTGCACAACTGCCACATTG GCGATGCCTTCAGTGAAGAGGCCAACAGGAGGTTTGAACGCTACCCTGGCCAGACCAGCAACCAGATCATCTAA
- the LOXL3 gene encoding lysyl oxidase homolog 3 isoform X2 has translation MRPVSVWQWSLWGLLLCLLCSSCLGSPSPSTAPEKRAGSQGLRFRLAGFPRKPFEGRVEIQRAGEWGTICDDDFTLQAAHVLCRELGFTEATGWTHSAKYGPGTGRIWLDNLSCSGTERSVTECASRGWGNSDCTHDEDAGVICKDERLPGFSDSNVIEVEHHLQVEEVRIRPAVGRGRRPLPVTEGLVEVRLPDGWSQVCDKGWSAHNSHVVCGMLGFPSEKRVNVAFYRKLRKRAAKASARRSKPLGRPIIKLKAKPKPRVGRGPIKRLLAQRQQHSFGLHGVACVGTEAHLSLCSLEFYRANDTTRCPGGGPAVVSCVPSPLYAASSGQKKQQSKPQGEARVRLKGGAHPGEGRVEVLKAGTWGTVCDRKWDLQAASVVCRELGFGSAREALSGARMGQGMGAIHLSEVRCSGQEPSLWKCPHRNITAEDCSHSQDAGVRCNLPYTGVETKIRLSGGRSRHEGRVEVQTGGPGSLRWGLICGDDWGTLEAMVACRQLGLGYANHGLQETWYWDSGNITEVVMSGVHCTGTELSLDQCAHHGTHVACKRTGSHFTAGVICSETASDLLLHSALVQETAYIEDRPLHMLYCAAEENCLASSARSANWPYGHRRLLRFSSQIHNLGRADFRPKAGRHSWVWHECHGHYHSMDIFTHYDILTPNGTKVAEGHKASFCLEDTECQEDVSKRYECANFGEQGITVGCWDLYRHDIDCQWIDITDVKPGNYILQVVINPNFEVAESDFTNNAMKCNCKYDGHRIWVHNCHIGDAFSEEANRRFERYPGQTSNQII, from the exons ATGCGACCTGTCAGTGTCTGGCAGTGGAGCCTGTGGGGGCTGCTGCTGTGCCTGCTGTGCAGCTCGTGCCTGGGATCTCCATCCCCATCCACGGCCCCTGAGAAGAGGGCTGGGAGCCAGGGGCTACGGTTCCGGCTGGCCGGCTTCCCCAGGAAGCCCTTCGAGGGCCGCGTGGAGATCCAGCGGGCTGGCGAATGGGGCACCATCTGCGATGACGACTTCACACTGCAGGCTGCCCATGTCCTATGCCGGGAGCTGGGCTTCACAGAGGCCACAGGCTGGACCCACAGTGCCAAATACGGCCCTGGAACAG GCCGCATCTGGCTGGACAACCTGAGCTGCAGTGGGACTGAGCGGAGTGTGACTGAATGTGCCTCCCGGGGCTGGGGGAACAGTGACTGTACCCACGATGAGGATGCCGGGGTCATCTGCAAGGACGAGCGCCTCCCCGGCTTCTCGGATTCCAATGTCATTGAG GTAGAGCATCACCTGCAAGTGGAGGAGGTACGAATTCGACCAGCCGTTGGGCGGGGCAGGCGGCCCCTGCCCGTGACTGAGGGACTGGTCGAAGTCAGGCTTCCGGACGGCTGGTCGCAAGTGTGTGATAAAGGATGGAGCGCCCATAACAGCCACGTGGTCTGCGGGATGCTGGGCTTCCCTAGCGAAAAGAGGGTCAACGTGGCCTTCTACAG AAAGTTGAGGAAGCGAGCGGCCAAAGCCTCGGCCCGACGCTCCAAGCCCCTTGGAAG aCCAATCATCAAGCTTAAAGCCAAACCCAAACCCCGAGTGGGCAGGGGGCCAATCAAGAG GCTGCTGGCCCAGCGGCAGCAACACTCCTTTGGTCTGCATGGGGTGGCGTGCGTGGGCACGGAGGCCcacctctctctctgctccttggAGTTCTATCGTGCCAATGACACCACCAGGTGCCCTGGGGGGGGCCCTGCGGTGGTGAGCTGTGTGCCAAGCCCTCTCTACGCAGCGTCCAGTGGCCAGAAGAAGCAACAGTCGAAGCCTCAGGGGGAG GCCCGAGTGCGATTAAAGGGTGGAGCCCACCCAGGAGAGGGCCGGGTAGAAGTCCTGAAGGCTGGCACGTGGGGCACAGTCTGTGACCGCAAGTGGGACCTGCAGGCAGCCAGTGTGGTGTGTCGGGAGCTGGGCTTCGGGAGTGCTCGAGAGGCTCTGAGCGGTGCCCGCATGGGGCAGG GCATGGGTGCCATCCATTTGAGTGAAGTTCGATGCTCTGGCCAGGAACCCTCCCTCTGGAAGTGCCCCCACAGGAACATCACAGCTGAGGACTGTTCCCATAGCCAAGATGCTGGAGTCCGATGCAACCTGCCCTACACTGGGGTAGAGACCAAG ATCCGACTCAGCGGGGGCCGCAGCCGACATGAAGGGCGAGTCGAGGTGCAAACAGGAGGACCTGGGTCCCTTCGCTGGGGCCTCATCTGTGGGGATGACTGGGGGACACTGGAGGCCATGGTTGCCTGCAGGCAACTCGGACTGGGCTATGCCAACCATGGCCTGCAG GAGACCTGGTACTGGGACTCAGGGAATATAACAGAGGTGGTGATGAGTGGAGTGCACTGCACAGGGACTGAGCTGTCCCTGGACCAATGTGCTCATCATGGCACCCACGTCGCCTGCAAGAGGACAGGAAGCCATTTCACTGCTGGAGTCATTTGTTCTGAGA CCGCGTCAGATCTGCTGCTGCACTCAGCACTGGTGCAGGAGACCGCGTACATCGAGGACAGGCCCCTGCACATGTTGTACTGTGCTGCTGAAGAGAACTGCCTCGCTAGCTCGGCCCGCTCAGCCAACTGGCCTTACGGCCACCGGCGTCTGCTCCGATTCTCCTCCCAGATCCACAACCTGGGACGCGCTGACTTCAGGCCCAAGGCTGGGCGCCACTCCTGGGTGTGGCATGAGTGTCATGG GCATTATCACAGTATGGACATCTTCACTCACTATGATATCCTGACCCCCAACGGCACCAAGGTGGCTGAGGGCCACAAAGCTAGTTTCTGTCTAGAAGACACCGAGTGTCAGGAGG ATGTCTCCAAGAGGTATGAGTGTGCCAACTTTGGAGAGCAGGGCATTACTGTGGGTTGCTGGGATCTCTACCGGCATGACATCGACTGTCAATGGATTGACATCACAGATGTGAAGCCAGGAAACTACATTCTGCAG GTGGTCATCAACCCCAATTTTGAAGTAGCAGAAAGTGACTTCACCAACAATGCAATGAAATGTAACTGCAAATATGATGGACATCGCATCTGGGTGCACAACTGCCACATTG GCGATGCCTTCAGTGAAGAGGCCAACAGGAGGTTTGAACGCTACCCTGGCCAGACCAGCAACCAGATCATCTAA